One window of Saccharicrinis carchari genomic DNA carries:
- a CDS encoding TM2 domain-containing protein: MEAQKVDMFIMTNGKYFESHEVIQIREQLLQLDDSKWSLIQTLQFKDPTTSLIVSLLGGSLGIDRFMIGDTGLGIGKLLTCGGFGIWAIIDWFIIMGATREKNIAKLRQALY, encoded by the coding sequence ATGGAAGCACAGAAGGTGGACATGTTTATCATGACAAATGGCAAATACTTTGAAAGCCATGAGGTTATTCAAATTAGAGAGCAACTTCTTCAGTTAGACGACTCTAAATGGAGCCTGATTCAAACATTGCAATTCAAAGACCCTACAACAAGCCTTATTGTTTCATTGCTCGGCGGAAGTTTGGGCATCGACCGCTTTATGATTGGAGACACAGGACTTGGAATCGGTAAGCTTTTAACTTGTGGCGGCTTTGGTATTTGGGCTATAATTGACTGGTTCATAATTATGGGTGCTACCAGAGAAAAAAATATAGCTAAACTTAGACAAGCTTTATATTAA
- a CDS encoding M48 family metallopeptidase has protein sequence MRKIVLQCLAIILLFFSTWFVLAQVDWMSVLEVQKTTDKTEEKLGELYLELFKKTGAEIDNPFVNHAIDSIVNTICRDNYIDRESIKVHLLRSDEINAFALPNGHLLIYSGLILAADNQDQLGGVICHEIAHIQLNHVMKKLVKEVGLSALVSMTMGKGGAEIMKETAKLLSSSAFDRSLEKEADIKAIDYLINAKINPEPFANFLYKLSDNEFAAMKYQSWISTHPDSKQRAGYIIDNIKNQPTKYEPVLTAGTWIKLRDILSQP, from the coding sequence ATGAGAAAGATAGTTCTACAATGCTTAGCAATAATATTATTGTTTTTTTCAACTTGGTTTGTGTTGGCTCAAGTTGATTGGATGTCTGTTTTGGAAGTTCAAAAAACAACGGATAAAACGGAAGAAAAGCTGGGAGAACTTTATTTGGAGTTATTCAAAAAAACAGGGGCCGAAATAGATAATCCCTTCGTAAACCATGCCATCGATAGTATTGTAAATACAATTTGCAGAGACAACTACATAGATAGAGAATCGATTAAAGTACACTTACTTCGTTCAGATGAAATCAATGCCTTTGCATTACCCAATGGACATCTGTTAATTTACAGTGGCTTAATTCTGGCTGCGGACAATCAAGATCAATTAGGTGGAGTAATCTGTCATGAAATAGCGCACATCCAACTTAATCATGTGATGAAAAAACTGGTGAAGGAAGTTGGACTTTCAGCATTAGTATCCATGACAATGGGGAAAGGTGGTGCTGAAATTATGAAAGAAACCGCAAAGCTCCTTTCATCATCCGCTTTTGACAGAAGTTTAGAAAAAGAAGCTGACATCAAAGCCATTGATTATCTGATTAATGCAAAAATAAACCCGGAACCTTTCGCTAATTTCCTGTATAAACTTTCCGATAACGAATTTGCAGCAATGAAGTACCAGTCGTGGATAAGCACCCATCCGGATTCAAAACAAAGAGCTGGATATATTATCGACAATATTAAAAACCAGCCCACAAAATACGAACCCGTACTCACGGCAGGCACCTGGATAAAATTGAGGGATATTTTATCCCAACCCTAA
- a CDS encoding DUF4870 domain-containing protein, with amino-acid sequence MINVRKFQYEPGEHETEKASNSYLMSLIALIAGLPLPIINLIATFIFYLANRKGTYFVRWHCTQALLSQVSVLFINSYAFWWTVSIIFTSQAVTNNYIAYLIAALLFNLAEFIATIYTAIQTRKGVHIEWWFYGNLSNLICNPKS; translated from the coding sequence ATGATAAATGTAAGAAAATTCCAATATGAACCGGGAGAGCATGAAACTGAAAAAGCTTCAAACAGCTACCTAATGTCCCTGATTGCTTTAATTGCGGGTTTACCTTTGCCAATTATAAACCTCATTGCAACCTTCATCTTTTATTTAGCCAACAGGAAAGGAACTTATTTTGTCCGTTGGCATTGCACACAGGCTTTACTCTCTCAGGTATCGGTACTATTTATAAACAGTTACGCATTTTGGTGGACCGTATCAATAATTTTTACTTCTCAGGCCGTAACCAACAATTACATTGCGTACCTTATTGCAGCTTTACTTTTCAATCTGGCTGAATTTATTGCAACCATATATACAGCAATTCAAACCAGAAAAGGTGTCCATATAGAATGGTGGTTTTATGGAAACCTGAGTAACCTAATCTGTAATCCAAAATCATGA
- a CDS encoding DUF1858 domain-containing protein, which yields MIKLIITPKTKIFDLLEAYPQLEDVLIAAAPPFKKLRNPVLRKTVAKITSLSQAATIGGVKVEDLINTLRTEVGQKTTDSIVVEHGHYVTEQPDWFKNSNVAEIIDIREILNAGEQPVHEVLSAVNKLENNKILKVIAPFIPAPLIDKSLSLNYKHWLDKKGEEEFWVFFKI from the coding sequence ATGATTAAATTGATTATAACACCCAAAACAAAAATATTCGATTTGCTTGAGGCGTATCCGCAGCTCGAAGATGTTCTAATAGCCGCTGCACCACCATTCAAAAAGCTCAGAAACCCTGTATTAAGAAAAACGGTGGCTAAAATAACCAGTCTTTCCCAAGCAGCGACTATTGGGGGCGTAAAAGTTGAAGACCTGATTAATACCTTACGCACTGAGGTGGGGCAGAAAACAACGGATAGCATTGTGGTAGAGCATGGCCATTATGTAACAGAACAGCCGGATTGGTTTAAAAACAGCAACGTTGCGGAAATAATCGATATTCGGGAAATACTGAATGCCGGAGAACAACCAGTACATGAAGTGCTTTCAGCAGTAAATAAACTTGAAAACAATAAAATACTCAAAGTAATTGCTCCATTTATTCCGGCGCCCTTAATTGATAAATCACTTAGTTTAAATTATAAGCACTGGTTAGATAAAAAGGGAGAGGAAGAATTTTGGGTGTTTTTTAAAATATAG
- a CDS encoding DUF2752 domain-containing protein, translating into MSRNKLYGIILTACISGYIWLYLGIQKGINEINSVEVCLWKHITNIPCPSCGSTRSVFSLINGDFIKSLLINPFGLFITLIMLIVPLWITLDIITKRKSLFDCYQKFEQIIKKPQFAIPLVILVIINWIWNITKGL; encoded by the coding sequence TTGAGCAGGAATAAGCTATACGGAATTATACTTACCGCCTGCATATCAGGGTATATTTGGCTCTACCTGGGCATACAGAAAGGCATAAACGAAATAAATTCTGTTGAAGTATGTCTTTGGAAACATATAACAAATATACCCTGCCCTTCCTGCGGTTCAACAAGGTCTGTATTTTCTCTGATCAATGGGGATTTCATTAAATCGCTACTTATAAATCCGTTCGGTTTATTCATCACACTTATAATGCTTATAGTTCCCCTATGGATTACTTTAGACATTATTACCAAAAGAAAATCATTATTTGATTGCTATCAAAAATTTGAGCAAATCATAAAAAAACCCCAATTTGCAATACCACTCGTAATACTCGTGATAATAAATTGGATATGGAATATTACTAAAGGACTATGA
- a CDS encoding DUF438 domain-containing protein has translation MSEFTHTKQTRLKKLLEVSKLILETGNAHSFIIENKDFIPTVIPTDFITLFDELIKEGYNMEDIKVLTNKVLNIFHVPIRDFVRLKPKPDSFLAVLEQNNHEMELVLKKIRPVFKEFVKNTDHSVLKEQLKELFTQLEVFSKHYTIKENVLFPIIEETWPDYRCLQIMWSFHDDIRRNIKSVINQVQEENINLKTFNKCVGDIFFNMYAIKFREECILFPYILSTISESQLEKMNREGFKLGYPYVQPNLKEENTVETEFDGNLVNLGTGKVSIEQIKLIFNHLPVDITFVDENNKVCYFSTPPKRIFPRTAAIIGREVNNCHPPESVHVVEQIVQSFRNKEKDQADFWIKMRGEYILIQYFAVRDKSGEYKGVIEVSQEISDIKALEGEKRLLDW, from the coding sequence ATGTCGGAATTCACTCATACAAAGCAAACAAGACTCAAAAAGTTACTTGAGGTTTCTAAACTTATTTTGGAAACTGGAAATGCTCATTCTTTTATAATTGAAAACAAGGATTTTATTCCTACAGTTATTCCAACTGATTTTATTACACTTTTCGATGAGCTAATAAAAGAAGGATACAATATGGAAGATATTAAAGTGCTAACAAATAAAGTACTGAATATTTTCCACGTTCCAATTCGCGATTTTGTAAGGCTTAAACCTAAGCCTGATTCATTTCTAGCTGTGTTGGAACAAAACAACCACGAAATGGAATTGGTATTGAAAAAAATCCGCCCGGTTTTCAAAGAATTTGTGAAAAACACAGATCATTCTGTTTTGAAAGAACAACTCAAAGAACTTTTTACCCAACTCGAAGTTTTTTCAAAACACTACACCATTAAGGAAAATGTTTTGTTCCCCATCATTGAAGAAACATGGCCCGATTATCGTTGCTTGCAGATAATGTGGTCGTTTCATGATGATATTCGCAGAAATATTAAATCCGTAATCAACCAGGTACAGGAAGAGAATATCAACTTGAAAACATTCAATAAATGCGTAGGCGATATTTTCTTTAATATGTATGCTATTAAATTTAGAGAAGAATGCATTCTATTTCCTTATATACTCTCAACAATTAGCGAAAGTCAATTAGAGAAAATGAATCGGGAGGGATTTAAACTCGGCTACCCTTATGTTCAACCCAATTTAAAAGAGGAAAATACAGTAGAAACAGAATTCGATGGCAATCTGGTGAATCTGGGAACCGGCAAGGTTAGTATAGAACAAATAAAACTAATATTCAATCACCTTCCCGTGGATATAACTTTTGTTGATGAGAACAATAAGGTCTGCTATTTTTCAACTCCTCCCAAACGTATATTTCCCCGGACAGCTGCCATTATCGGACGTGAAGTAAACAACTGTCACCCGCCTGAAAGTGTGCATGTGGTAGAGCAAATAGTACAATCGTTTAGAAATAAAGAAAAAGACCAAGCCGATTTTTGGATTAAAATGCGAGGCGAATATATTTTAATTCAGTATTTCGCTGTTCGTGATAAAAGCGGAGAATATAAAGGTGTAATTGAAGTATCTCAGGAAATATCAGACATTAAAGCATTGGAAGGAGAAAAAAGATTATTGGATTGGTAA
- a CDS encoding DUF438 domain-containing protein, producing MSELINNSRYRKEKLKELILKLHDGQSADEVRKELIESLKNIPYGEVVEVEQELIHEGLPESEVLKLCDIHGAVLEGNVDLSGAKDIPEGHPVDVFIKENIELKKVAQKAKGLLQALGQVENDEFEKYIYALQGLFNELMDVDKHYQRKEYLLFPYLEKNEITGPPKVMWGKHDEIREQLKGCIQILKAPELTADDLEDSLELVFYPAVQGLIDMVQKEEEILFPMAMDLLTVEDWYNIHKQTLEFGFTLYDPQVDWKPEGMTEASTETNISGDGNIKLPSGSFTAKEIMAILNTIPADMTFVDKDDKVKYFTQGKERIFARSRSIINRDVRLCHPPGSTHIVEKIVDDFKSGKASHAPFWIQMKGKFIKIEYFALRDENGEYLGTLEYSQDLTENRALEGEQRILSYGEPKDQ from the coding sequence ATGAGCGAACTTATTAATAACTCAAGATATAGAAAGGAAAAGCTTAAAGAGCTTATTTTAAAACTGCACGATGGCCAATCCGCTGACGAAGTTCGAAAGGAGCTTATTGAATCTTTAAAGAATATTCCTTACGGAGAAGTAGTAGAAGTGGAGCAAGAACTTATTCACGAAGGACTACCTGAATCAGAGGTCCTTAAATTATGTGATATTCACGGTGCTGTGCTCGAAGGAAATGTTGATTTGAGTGGCGCTAAAGATATTCCCGAAGGCCATCCTGTTGATGTTTTTATAAAAGAAAATATTGAATTAAAGAAGGTTGCACAAAAAGCAAAAGGCTTGCTTCAGGCGCTTGGTCAGGTTGAAAACGACGAGTTTGAAAAATACATTTATGCTTTACAAGGCTTATTTAATGAACTCATGGATGTGGATAAGCACTATCAACGTAAAGAATATCTGCTATTCCCGTATCTTGAAAAAAACGAGATTACCGGCCCGCCTAAAGTAATGTGGGGAAAGCACGATGAAATAAGAGAACAATTAAAAGGATGCATCCAGATTCTTAAAGCACCCGAATTAACAGCAGATGATTTAGAGGATTCTCTCGAACTGGTATTTTATCCTGCTGTTCAAGGATTAATAGATATGGTGCAGAAAGAAGAGGAAATTCTTTTCCCGATGGCCATGGATTTGTTAACGGTTGAAGATTGGTACAACATTCATAAACAAACACTTGAATTTGGATTTACCTTATACGACCCTCAGGTAGATTGGAAACCGGAAGGCATGACCGAAGCAAGTACGGAAACAAATATATCGGGAGACGGTAACATTAAGTTACCTTCGGGTAGTTTTACCGCAAAAGAGATAATGGCTATCCTTAATACGATTCCAGCCGACATGACCTTTGTAGATAAAGATGATAAGGTTAAATATTTCACTCAGGGTAAAGAGCGAATTTTTGCCCGTAGCCGTTCAATCATAAACCGAGATGTACGCTTGTGTCATCCTCCGGGCAGTACCCATATTGTTGAAAAAATTGTAGACGATTTTAAATCAGGCAAAGCCTCACATGCACCATTCTGGATTCAGATGAAAGGCAAATTTATTAAGATAGAATACTTTGCCCTGCGAGATGAAAATGGAGAATACCTGGGAACGTTGGAATACTCTCAAGACTTAACAGAAAACAGGGCATTAGAAGGAGAACAGCGAATTTTATCTTATGGTGAACCAAAGGACCAATAA